A genomic window from Methanovulcanius yangii includes:
- a CDS encoding homocysteine biosynthesis protein, whose product MEKSLDLINTRIREGNARVVTADRMPDIVEELGIKGALEEVDVVTTGTFGAMCSSGAFFNFGHSDPPIRMEKVWINDVEAYAGIAAVDAYIGATQKSETQGINYGGAHVLEDLVSGNSVHLRAQSSGTDCYPRKTIEIDLLLEDLNQAVMTNPRNAYQRYMAAINTTERPLYTYMGTLLPNSGNISYSGAGALSPIPNDPTFRAIGSGVPIFLCGAEGMIIGEGTQASPGSGFGTLMTTGNLKDMSKDFLRAATFTGYGSTLYVGLGVPIPVLDEEIVRATAVRDEDIITGIADYGVQGRDRPVIREVSYAELKSGMIDIGSEEVKTSSLSSYRKAKEVAGELKARIEKGQMELALPTRRINPATCARPMRDTVHTPRVREIMDTNLVTIGEDEEIATAAKRLLRGETNHLPVLNEEGKLVGIVTTFDISKAVATTDKAKTVLDIMTKKVVFTSPNEAVDIAARKLEKHNISALPVVDNQGKLAGMLSAIDLGKLFEKRWKV is encoded by the coding sequence ATGGAAAAATCCCTGGACTTGATCAATACCCGCATCCGTGAGGGAAATGCCCGGGTGGTCACGGCAGATCGGATGCCGGATATTGTTGAGGAGCTTGGAATAAAAGGAGCGCTTGAGGAAGTCGATGTTGTGACGACAGGGACGTTCGGCGCGATGTGTTCTTCGGGGGCGTTTTTCAATTTCGGCCATTCCGATCCCCCCATAAGGATGGAGAAGGTCTGGATCAATGATGTCGAGGCATATGCAGGAATTGCAGCGGTCGATGCCTATATCGGTGCAACCCAGAAATCCGAGACCCAGGGCATCAATTATGGCGGAGCCCATGTCTTAGAGGATCTCGTCTCCGGCAATTCCGTGCACCTGAGAGCCCAGTCCAGCGGGACCGACTGTTACCCACGAAAAACAATTGAGATCGATCTTCTGCTCGAAGACCTGAACCAGGCGGTGATGACCAATCCCCGCAATGCATACCAGCGGTACATGGCGGCCATCAACACCACCGAACGTCCCCTCTACACCTACATGGGAACGCTCCTCCCCAACAGCGGGAACATCAGCTATTCGGGAGCGGGCGCACTCTCCCCCATCCCGAACGATCCCACCTTCCGGGCCATAGGAAGCGGAGTTCCGATATTCCTCTGCGGTGCAGAAGGAATGATCATCGGCGAAGGGACACAGGCTTCGCCGGGCAGCGGGTTCGGAACGCTGATGACGACGGGAAATCTCAAGGATATGTCAAAGGATTTCCTGAGGGCGGCGACATTTACCGGCTATGGTTCCACCCTGTATGTCGGGCTGGGCGTACCCATCCCCGTCCTGGATGAGGAGATCGTGCGGGCGACGGCGGTCAGGGATGAAGATATCATAACCGGTATTGCCGACTACGGTGTTCAGGGGCGTGATCGTCCGGTGATTAGGGAGGTCAGCTATGCCGAACTAAAGAGCGGAATGATAGACATCGGCAGCGAGGAAGTGAAGACCTCCTCCCTCTCCTCCTACCGGAAAGCAAAGGAAGTGGCAGGGGAACTCAAGGCGCGTATCGAGAAGGGGCAGATGGAACTTGCCCTGCCGACCCGCCGCATCAATCCGGCAACCTGCGCCCGGCCCATGAGGGACACCGTCCACACTCCGCGGGTCCGTGAAATCATGGACACAAATCTCGTCACCATCGGTGAGGACGAGGAGATCGCAACGGCAGCAAAACGGCTCCTGCGCGGGGAGACGAACCACCTCCCGGTCCTCAATGAGGAGGGGAAACTGGTTGGGATAGTTACGACATTTGATATATCAAAAGCAGTGGCGACGACGGACAAGGCGAAAACGGTTCTTGATATCATGACGAAGAAGGTGGTCTTTACCTCCCCGAATGAAGCGGTGGACATTGCCGCACGTAAACTCGAAAAGCACAATATCAGTGCCCTTCCGGTAGTCGACAACCAGGGCAAACTCGCAGGAATGCTCTCGGCAATAGATCTGGGGAAACTCTTTGAGAAGAGGTGGAAGGTATGA